A genomic segment from Amia ocellicauda isolate fAmiCal2 chromosome 13, fAmiCal2.hap1, whole genome shotgun sequence encodes:
- the tacc3 gene encoding transforming acidic coiled-coil-containing protein 3 isoform X2, with protein sequence MLQKTLPKSAKVCFQTPMRDPVTRKIVTPCGKVDDSLALDDCAEAFDSLSLESSPAISTDTLSFESKETVSVDQPKSDASLGTTERPYPDDEMPIQSNGGYSIDYDNLDAFDPFKSSSEIGTDFSELPVTPGDIASETSAQASTEELPSVDTVSALDDTLSLENSLKTEVTSGQENADSPVVIKERDASKFDVLEDVGDKEGPEVPKQSYSLDLDHLENAESFCSSAQVQNSPLAAKSSYTIDFDKLDDIDPFKTGGPKLQNSPVCNSRLPNNMSPVLPEEPIKLESAVEMFPAMKKEPCASTDASPLVKAEDGGIPSVIASPSTNAPVAGSSSTHEDAPNGLHGSEGYPEKPTTEPSPVKDGPVRLEFNFDDGEVKCKPPPRKLGKRPLGAKATVKKPAAAAEKKDEPKSLSDHSNPSEDLPKASYNFDFEKFDANFNPFVTGSKINNSPDISGPVAQAAAAAAAAEIIEGSLTSLEDEPEKVANSDGPDMETLPAAEVKSPEKIKMCVTPPENKSHPLNTTGITIEESFATSQSTEERTESFQHNNMAFNLDFPSNEFKPGTCFNEQFDYLEQFGSTFKESALRKQSLYLKFDPLLRESPQKLAPRSAEINGFPLPPLFASRLEAQKAGAELKEQTREEKVDGLIFLESFSEAAADPLGTSVLGSLVPDFPLPGTGEDAIIDVLKYSQKDMDAAIEQVHLKVQEKENIIADMQEKYEKLRMDYNEVEKVVSGFEATAAQIMDQSQKQQDAAKLEIQKVMQEKQQVIMDLNSVEKSFSDLFKRFEKQKEVLEGYKKNEETLKKCAQDYLARIKKEEQRYQTLKAHAEEKMKLANEEIAQVRSKLKSEGASFHAQLCRQQLKIQALEKNLEQKVKENEELTKLCDELIVNVQKT encoded by the exons ATGCTCCAGAAGACCTTGCCAAAAAGTGCTAAG GTTTGTTTTCAGACACCAATGCGAGACCCCGTTACCCGTAAAATTGTCACTCCGTGTGGCAAGGTGGATGACTCCCTCGCCCTGGATGACTGTGCCGAGGCTTTTGACAGTTTGTCTCTGGAATCTTCCCCTGCTATCTCTACAGA taCTTTATCCTTCGAAAGTAAGGAAACTGTTTCAGTTGATCAACCGAAATCGG ATGCCAGTCTCGGTACAACAGAACGTCCTTACCCTGATGATGAGATGCCAATTCAGAGCAATGGAGGATATTCTATTGACTATGACAACCTTGATGCCTTTGATCCATTTAAAAGCTCCAGTGAGATTGGCACTGATTTCTCTGAGCTACCTGTAACACCTGGAGACATTGCATCTGAAACCAGTGCTCAGGCCTCCACTGAGGAGTTGCCATCTGTTGATACTGTGTCAGCATTAGATGACACATTGTCCCTGGAAAATTCACTTAAGACTGAAGTGACTTCTGGCCAAGAAAATGCTGACAGTCCAGTCGTAATTAAAGAGAGAGATGCTTCAAAGTTTGATGTACTAGAGGATGTAGGTGACAAAGAAGGACCAGAAGTTCCCAAGCAAAGTTATAGTCTAGATTTAGACCATTTGGAGAATGCTGAATCATTTTGTTCATCGGCACAAGTACAGAACTCTCCACTAGCAGCTAAAAGCTCTTACACAATAGATTTTGATAAGCTTGATGACATCGATCCATTCAAAACTGGGGGGCCGAAGCTCCAGAATTCTCCTGTTTGTAATTCAAGGCTGCCCAATAACATGTCTCCGGTTCTCCCAGAGGAGCCCATAAAGCTAGAATCTGCTGTAGAAATGTTTCCAGCCATGAAAAAAGAACCTTGTGCAAGCACTGATGCATCTCCATTGGTGAAAGCTGAAGATGGAGGAATACCATCCGTTATCGCATCCCCATCTACTAATGCCCCTGTAGCAGGTTCATCCAGTACCCATGAAGATGCGCCCAATGGGTTGCATGGCTCTGAAGGGTATCCTGAGAAGCCAACCACTGAACCCTCTCCTGTGAAAGATGGACCAGTGAGGCTTGAATTTAATTTTGATGATGGAGAGGTCAAATGTAAGCCACCCCCCAGAAAACTTGGCAAGAGGCCTCTTGGAGCCAAGGCTACTGTCAAAAAGCCAGCTGCAGCTGCTGAGAAAAAAGATGAGCCCAAATCCCTATCGGATCATTCAAACCCCTCTGAGGATCTCCCTAAAGCATCTTATAACTTTGATTTTGAGAAGTTTGATGCAAATTTTAATCCATTTGTGACTGgttccaaaataaataattctccAGATATATCTGGTCCTGTGGctcaagcagcagcagcagcagcagcagcagaaattATAGAGGGAAGTTTAACCTCTTTGGAAGATGAGCCTGAAAAGGTTGCCAACAGCGACGGTCCGGACATGGAGACATTACCAGC GGCTGAGGTGAAATCCCCTGAAAAAATCAAGATGTGTGTAACACCTCCAGAG AACAAATCTCATCCACTGAATACCACTGGCATCACGATTGAGGAGTCCTTTGCCACTTCTCAATCTACAGAAGAGAGAACTGAATCCTTTCAGCACAACAACATGGCTTTTAATTTGGATTTTCCAAGCAATGAGTTCAAACCAGGAACAT GTTTTAATGAGCAATTTGACTATCTGGAGCAGTTTGGATCTACA TTCAAAGAATCTGCACTGAGAAAGCAGTCCTTGTACCTGAAGTTTGACCCTCTTTTGAGGGAAAGTCCACAGAAATTGGCTCCTCGCTCTGCAGAGATCAATGGCTTTCCACTCCCTCCATTATTTGCATCCCG GCTTGAAGCACAGAAGGCTGGAGCTGAGCTCAAGGAACAGACCAGAGAGGAGAAAGTGGATGGGTTGATTTTTCTTGAATCCTTTTCAGAAGct GCTGCAGATCCATTGGGGACAAGTGTCTTAGGTTCTCTAGTTCCTGACTTTCCCTTGCCAGGCACTGGTGAAGATGCCATTATTGATGTTTTGAAATACAGTCAGAAAGACATGGATGCTGCCATTGAGCAAGTCCATCTAAAG GTTCAAGAGAAGGAAAATATAATTGCTgatatgcaggagaaatatGAGAAACTGCGTATGGATTATAATGAAGTGGA GAAAGTTGTATCTGGTTTTGAAGCAACAGCAGCTCAAATTATGG ATCAAAGCCAGAAACAACAGGATGCAGCCAAACTGGAAATACAGAAGGTCATGCAGGAAAAACAGCAGGTCATCATGGACTTGAATTCGGTGGAGAAGTCCTTCTCTGATCTGTTCAAGAGGTTTGAGAAGCAGAAAGAAGTTCTAGAAGGCTACAAGAAA aatgaagaaacCCTAAAGAAATGTGCACAGGACTACCTGGCGAGAATCAAAAAGGAAGAACAAAGATACCAGACACTAAAGGCACATGCTGAGGAGAAGATGAAACT TGCCAATGAGGAAATTGCCCAAGTGAGATCGAAGTTAAAGTCTGAAGGCGCATCATTTCATGCACAACTGTGCCGGCAGCAACTGAAAATACAGGCTCTTGAAAAGAATCTGGAACAGAAG GTGAAAGAAAACGAGGAATTGACGAAACTTTGTGACGAACTCATAGTGAATGTGCAAAAAACCTGA
- the tacc3 gene encoding transforming acidic coiled-coil-containing protein 3 isoform X1: protein MSVSVVNDENAGVDPGRKSLNPNTLFAPQQPTGRPSILRQSQNENMLQKTLPKSAKVCFQTPMRDPVTRKIVTPCGKVDDSLALDDCAEAFDSLSLESSPAISTDTLSFESKETVSVDQPKSDASLGTTERPYPDDEMPIQSNGGYSIDYDNLDAFDPFKSSSEIGTDFSELPVTPGDIASETSAQASTEELPSVDTVSALDDTLSLENSLKTEVTSGQENADSPVVIKERDASKFDVLEDVGDKEGPEVPKQSYSLDLDHLENAESFCSSAQVQNSPLAAKSSYTIDFDKLDDIDPFKTGGPKLQNSPVCNSRLPNNMSPVLPEEPIKLESAVEMFPAMKKEPCASTDASPLVKAEDGGIPSVIASPSTNAPVAGSSSTHEDAPNGLHGSEGYPEKPTTEPSPVKDGPVRLEFNFDDGEVKCKPPPRKLGKRPLGAKATVKKPAAAAEKKDEPKSLSDHSNPSEDLPKASYNFDFEKFDANFNPFVTGSKINNSPDISGPVAQAAAAAAAAEIIEGSLTSLEDEPEKVANSDGPDMETLPAAEVKSPEKIKMCVTPPENKSHPLNTTGITIEESFATSQSTEERTESFQHNNMAFNLDFPSNEFKPGTCFNEQFDYLEQFGSTFKESALRKQSLYLKFDPLLRESPQKLAPRSAEINGFPLPPLFASRLEAQKAGAELKEQTREEKVDGLIFLESFSEAAADPLGTSVLGSLVPDFPLPGTGEDAIIDVLKYSQKDMDAAIEQVHLKVQEKENIIADMQEKYEKLRMDYNEVEKVVSGFEATAAQIMDQSQKQQDAAKLEIQKVMQEKQQVIMDLNSVEKSFSDLFKRFEKQKEVLEGYKKNEETLKKCAQDYLARIKKEEQRYQTLKAHAEEKMKLANEEIAQVRSKLKSEGASFHAQLCRQQLKIQALEKNLEQKVKENEELTKLCDELIVNVQKT from the exons ATGAGTGTGAGTGTTGTGAACGATGAGAACGCAGGAGTGGATCCTGGAAGAAAGTCTCTGAACCCGAACACCCTCTTCGCACCACAGCAGCCCACCGGAAGGCCCTCGATCCTGCGGCAGTCTCAGAACGAGAACATGCTCCAGAAGACCTTGCCAAAAAGTGCTAAG GTTTGTTTTCAGACACCAATGCGAGACCCCGTTACCCGTAAAATTGTCACTCCGTGTGGCAAGGTGGATGACTCCCTCGCCCTGGATGACTGTGCCGAGGCTTTTGACAGTTTGTCTCTGGAATCTTCCCCTGCTATCTCTACAGA taCTTTATCCTTCGAAAGTAAGGAAACTGTTTCAGTTGATCAACCGAAATCGG ATGCCAGTCTCGGTACAACAGAACGTCCTTACCCTGATGATGAGATGCCAATTCAGAGCAATGGAGGATATTCTATTGACTATGACAACCTTGATGCCTTTGATCCATTTAAAAGCTCCAGTGAGATTGGCACTGATTTCTCTGAGCTACCTGTAACACCTGGAGACATTGCATCTGAAACCAGTGCTCAGGCCTCCACTGAGGAGTTGCCATCTGTTGATACTGTGTCAGCATTAGATGACACATTGTCCCTGGAAAATTCACTTAAGACTGAAGTGACTTCTGGCCAAGAAAATGCTGACAGTCCAGTCGTAATTAAAGAGAGAGATGCTTCAAAGTTTGATGTACTAGAGGATGTAGGTGACAAAGAAGGACCAGAAGTTCCCAAGCAAAGTTATAGTCTAGATTTAGACCATTTGGAGAATGCTGAATCATTTTGTTCATCGGCACAAGTACAGAACTCTCCACTAGCAGCTAAAAGCTCTTACACAATAGATTTTGATAAGCTTGATGACATCGATCCATTCAAAACTGGGGGGCCGAAGCTCCAGAATTCTCCTGTTTGTAATTCAAGGCTGCCCAATAACATGTCTCCGGTTCTCCCAGAGGAGCCCATAAAGCTAGAATCTGCTGTAGAAATGTTTCCAGCCATGAAAAAAGAACCTTGTGCAAGCACTGATGCATCTCCATTGGTGAAAGCTGAAGATGGAGGAATACCATCCGTTATCGCATCCCCATCTACTAATGCCCCTGTAGCAGGTTCATCCAGTACCCATGAAGATGCGCCCAATGGGTTGCATGGCTCTGAAGGGTATCCTGAGAAGCCAACCACTGAACCCTCTCCTGTGAAAGATGGACCAGTGAGGCTTGAATTTAATTTTGATGATGGAGAGGTCAAATGTAAGCCACCCCCCAGAAAACTTGGCAAGAGGCCTCTTGGAGCCAAGGCTACTGTCAAAAAGCCAGCTGCAGCTGCTGAGAAAAAAGATGAGCCCAAATCCCTATCGGATCATTCAAACCCCTCTGAGGATCTCCCTAAAGCATCTTATAACTTTGATTTTGAGAAGTTTGATGCAAATTTTAATCCATTTGTGACTGgttccaaaataaataattctccAGATATATCTGGTCCTGTGGctcaagcagcagcagcagcagcagcagcagaaattATAGAGGGAAGTTTAACCTCTTTGGAAGATGAGCCTGAAAAGGTTGCCAACAGCGACGGTCCGGACATGGAGACATTACCAGC GGCTGAGGTGAAATCCCCTGAAAAAATCAAGATGTGTGTAACACCTCCAGAG AACAAATCTCATCCACTGAATACCACTGGCATCACGATTGAGGAGTCCTTTGCCACTTCTCAATCTACAGAAGAGAGAACTGAATCCTTTCAGCACAACAACATGGCTTTTAATTTGGATTTTCCAAGCAATGAGTTCAAACCAGGAACAT GTTTTAATGAGCAATTTGACTATCTGGAGCAGTTTGGATCTACA TTCAAAGAATCTGCACTGAGAAAGCAGTCCTTGTACCTGAAGTTTGACCCTCTTTTGAGGGAAAGTCCACAGAAATTGGCTCCTCGCTCTGCAGAGATCAATGGCTTTCCACTCCCTCCATTATTTGCATCCCG GCTTGAAGCACAGAAGGCTGGAGCTGAGCTCAAGGAACAGACCAGAGAGGAGAAAGTGGATGGGTTGATTTTTCTTGAATCCTTTTCAGAAGct GCTGCAGATCCATTGGGGACAAGTGTCTTAGGTTCTCTAGTTCCTGACTTTCCCTTGCCAGGCACTGGTGAAGATGCCATTATTGATGTTTTGAAATACAGTCAGAAAGACATGGATGCTGCCATTGAGCAAGTCCATCTAAAG GTTCAAGAGAAGGAAAATATAATTGCTgatatgcaggagaaatatGAGAAACTGCGTATGGATTATAATGAAGTGGA GAAAGTTGTATCTGGTTTTGAAGCAACAGCAGCTCAAATTATGG ATCAAAGCCAGAAACAACAGGATGCAGCCAAACTGGAAATACAGAAGGTCATGCAGGAAAAACAGCAGGTCATCATGGACTTGAATTCGGTGGAGAAGTCCTTCTCTGATCTGTTCAAGAGGTTTGAGAAGCAGAAAGAAGTTCTAGAAGGCTACAAGAAA aatgaagaaacCCTAAAGAAATGTGCACAGGACTACCTGGCGAGAATCAAAAAGGAAGAACAAAGATACCAGACACTAAAGGCACATGCTGAGGAGAAGATGAAACT TGCCAATGAGGAAATTGCCCAAGTGAGATCGAAGTTAAAGTCTGAAGGCGCATCATTTCATGCACAACTGTGCCGGCAGCAACTGAAAATACAGGCTCTTGAAAAGAATCTGGAACAGAAG GTGAAAGAAAACGAGGAATTGACGAAACTTTGTGACGAACTCATAGTGAATGTGCAAAAAACCTGA